From the Ascochyta rabiei chromosome 14, complete sequence genome, one window contains:
- a CDS encoding Beta-galactosidase, with translation MASGAHPSGLPDWNNLDVLHKGTLPVRAYFHNYASEADALTYDVVKSKTHSLSGTWKFEHAYSPFEAPEGFEATSYDTSKWSDIAVPGMWQLQGFGKGPQYTNVQYHIPVDPPNVPFTENETGSYVRKFSVPEDLKNGQIRLRFEGVDSAFHVWVNGKEIGYSQGSRNPDEFDITSVVDLNGENTLAVRVYQHCDGTYIEDQDQWWLSGIFRDVFLVGFSNNSRIENVFAQTILDSSYVNAELKVKVSATGSGTISIKLLDAEKRVVASKEADAITGSTTDFSIPVEDPLKWTAESPNLYHLIVSLDSAQYVAHRIGFRQVEMKDGLIKVNGQRIVFRGVNRHEHHPKFGRTIPLDFLKRDLLTMKQHNVNAIRTSHQLNDPRLYALADEMGFWVMDEADLECHGFECIADAALDSKERALPFRERQLLTRSKAAEWTTNNPDWTHAYVDRAEHLVKRDQLHPSIIVWSLGNEAFFGRNFKAMYEHIKAYDDSRPIHYEADIFAETMDMYSRMYPPVDEIVKFAEDKSKTKPLVLCEFIHAMGNGPGNIKEYIDAFYKYPTLQGGFAWEWANHGLLTKDKQTSEEFYAYGGDFDEEVHDGTFVMDGLVNSDHSPNAGLVEYKKAIEPVQLLESDGKKAKFINRYDFVTLDHLTLQYSTVSESGADAQNGLIKIPSGVAAGQSFEIDLPEVGDSGSEVLLSLSFQLKNGTPWLEKGFEIATAQVPVVPSLSLKTLSTSDNKLTVDTTSRNALKITSGKSTWIFNTLHGTLTTWSRDSTNIITKAPELDIFRAPTDNDIPQDGWDWDDKKVHLAKPFVRKVEWSQPSSTELQVTVHQRIAPPVLSWSINSILLYTFRADGSLSIRANGIPQGENLPRTLPRIGLVTELSPQFQHVEWFGRGRGESYRDSKLSQPVGRYSVPSIDELWVDYEVPQESANRTDTRWVRISDGTTALLAQFVDVKNGSQNRTTFDFQAAHYRMRDVAAAKHPHELRRKKTQQVVLRLDAQHHGLGSGSCGPRTLDEYALLTGPFEFEILLQVE, from the exons ATGGCTTCAGGCGCGCATCCATCAGGCCTCCCAGATTGGAACAACCTTGATGTTCTGCACAAAGGCACACTTCCAGTCCGCGCCTATTTCCACAACTACGCATCTGAAGCCGACGCGTTGACTTACGATGTTGTAAAGTCCAAGACGCACAGCCTCTCCGGGACATGGAAATTCGAGCATGCTTATTCTCCCTTCGAGGCTCCTGAAGGCTTCGAGGCAACGTCGTACGATACATCCAAATGGAGCGATATTGCTGTACCTGGCATGTGGCAGCTGCAAGGATTTGGAAAGGGCCCGCAATACACGAATGTCCAGTACCACATCCCAGTCGACCCTCCCAACGTCCCTTTCACGGAGAACGAGACTGGCTCGTACGTGAGGAAGTTCAGCGTGCCAGAAGATCTCAAGAACGGCCAGATTCGCCTCAGATTCGAAGGTGTTGACTCTGCATTCCATGTCTGGGTTAATGGAAAAGAGATTGGCTATTCTCAGGGAAGCAGGAACCCTGATGAGTTTGACATTACATCGGTAGTTGACTTGAACGGCGAGAACACTCTTGCAGTTCGAGTGTACCAGCATTGTGATGGCACGTACATCGAAGACCAAGACCAGTGGTGGCTCTCTGGAAT ATTCCGAGACGTGTTCTTAGTCGGGTTCTCTAACAACTCCCGCATCGAGAATGTATTCGCTCAGACCATCTTGGACTCCTCGTACGTCAACGCCGAGCTCAAGGTCAAGGTTAGCGCCACTGGCTCTGGTACGATTTCCATCAAGCTCCTGGACGCGGAGAAGCGTGTTGTGGCTTCGAAAGAGGCGGATGCAATCACGGGCTCTACAACAGATTTCAGCATCCCTGTTGAGGATCCCTTGAAGTGGACTGCCGAATCGCCCAACTTGTACCATTTGATCGTCTCGCTCGACTCGGCACAATACGTCGCGCATCGTATTGGTTTCAGGCAAGTCGAGATGAAGGATGGACTGATTAAGGTCAACGGCCAGAGGATTGTGTTCCGCGGTGTCAATCGCCACGAACACCATCCCAAGTTTGGACGGACGATCCCGCTCGATTTCCTCAAGCGCGACCTCCTGACGATGAAGCAACACAACGTGAACGCTATTCGGACGTCACATCAGCTGAACGACCCAAGACTGTACGCATTGGCAGACGAAATGGGATTCTGGGTCATGGATGAAGCAGATCTGGAATGCCACGGATTTGAGTGCATCGCCGATGCTGCGCTTGACTCGAAAGAGCGAGCACTTCCCTTCCGCGAGCGCCAGCTTCTGACCAGATCTAAGGCGGCTGAGTGGACCACGAACAATCCAGACTGGACCCATGCGTATGTTGATCGTGCTGAGCACTTGGTGAAGAGAGACCAGCTACACCCCTCTATCATCGTATGGAGCTTGGGCAATGAAGCCTTCTTCGGTCGAAACTTCAAGGCCATGTACGAGCACATTAAGGCATATGATGACAGCAGGCCTATCCACTATGAGGCTGACATCTTCGCCGAGACCATGGACATGTACTCCAGGATGTACCCGCCAGTCGATGAGATTGTCAAGTTTGCCGAAGATAAGAGCAAGACTAAGCCTCTCGTGTTGTGCGAGTTCATTCACGCAATGGGTAACGGGCCCGGCAATATCAAGGAGTACATTGACGCCTTCTACAAGTACCCCACACTGCAGGGCGGTTTTGCTTGGGAGTGGGCAAACCACGGTCTCCTCACCAAAGACAAGCAGACATCGGAAGAGTTCTACGCCTATGGTGGTGACTTTGACGAGGAAGTCCACGATGGTACCTTCGTTATGGACGGGCTGGTCAACTCGGATCACAGCCCTAACGCTGGCTTGGTGGAGTACAAGAAAGCAATTGAGCCTGTGCAGCTACTCGAGTCCGACGGAAAGAAAGCCAAGTTCATCAACCGATATGACTTTGTGACGCTGGATCACCTGACGCTGCAGTACTCTACCGTATCCGAGTCTGGCGCGGACGCTCAGAATGGGTTGATCAAGATTCCATCTGGAGTTGCAGCAGGCCAATCGTTTGAGATTGATTTGCCAGAGGTTGGTGATTCTGGAAGCGAGGTTCTATTGAGCCTTTCGTTCCAGCTGAAGAACGGAACGCCCTGGCTGGAGAAAGGCTTCGAGATCGCCACTGCACAAGTGCCTGTCGTGCCGTCTCTTTCGCTGAAAACGCTGTCGACCTCAGACAATAAGCTCACCGTCGACACCACCTCGCGAAACGCTCTCAAGATCACCAGTGGCAAGTCGACATGGATCTTCAACACCCTACACGGCACTCTCACAACTTGGAGCCGGGACTCGACCAACATCATCACCAAAGCGCCAGAGCTCGACATTTTCCGGGCGCCCACCGACAACGACATCCCGCAAGACGGCTGGGACTGGGACGACAAGAAAGTCCACCTTGCGAAGCCGTTTGTGCGCAAAGTCGAATGGTCGCAGCCCAGCAGCACAGAGCTGCAAGTAACCGTGCACCAGCGAATCGCACCTCCCGTCTTGTCCTGGTCCATCAACAGCATCCTACTGTACACATTCCGCGCCGACGGCTCGCTGTCCATCCGCGCCAACGGCATACCGCAGGGTGAGAACCTGCCGCGCACACTCCCGCGCATCGGGCTCGTCACAGAGCTATCCCCCCAGTTCCAGCACGTCGAGTGGTTCGGCCGCGGTAGAGGCGAGTCGTACCGCGACAGCAAGCTCTCGCAGCCCGTGGGCAGGTACAGCGTGCCGAGCATCGACGAGCTGTGGGTCGACTACGAAGTCCCGCAGGAGAGCGCGAACCGCACCGACACGCGGTGGGTGCGTATCAGCGACGGCACGACGGCGCTGCTGGCGCAGTTCGTCGACGTCAAGAACGGTAGTCAGAACCGGACGACGTTTGATTTCCAGGCCGCGCACTACCGCATGCGCGACGTTGCTGCGGCGAAGCATCCGCACGAGCTGAGGAGGAAGAAGACGCAGCAGGTCGTGCTGAGGCTCGATGCCCAGCACCATGGCCTAGGCAGCGGGAGCTGTGGACCGCGGACGCTGGACGAGTATGCGCTGCTAACGGGGCCGTTTGAGTTTGAGATACTGCTGCAGGTCGAGTAG
- a CDS encoding Aldehyde dehydrogenase (NAD(+)), with protein MTDVVETQLLINNKLVPASDNGSFELLSPHTGELVAKVAEATLDDVNAAVDAAQAAFPAWSALSPAERGAPLKKLAQLHVSEKDELAQLDAISMGKPISTHAVDVNYAVTQYNYFAEAAYPQGRTSLNTPGFLNMSLHQPFGVVAVIIPWNAPLIFFSKKVAPALAAGNCVVVKSSEKAPLTSWKVSQWIEKCGFPPGVVNVLSGHGQTSGQALAEHMRVRALSFTGSTRTGRAIAIAAAKSNLKKVVFELGGKSPSLVFEDADIDQAAKELELSINSNSGQACFASSRIYVQDSVKDEFIKAFTRIASARKLGDPTSPATNHGPQADRTQFEAVQKYIALGKEDAGTTIDTSPSAPNNTGTSPHHIHPVIFTDVPETSRLTKEEIFGPVVVINTFATEADALAKANDTEFGLYASLYTRDLERALRVAKKLESGMLGVNCTSPTNCWDLPFGGWKGSGTGRESLLESMEHYLEVKSVYVRVGGIGGS; from the exons ATGACAGATGTAGTTGAGACACAGCTGCTCATCAACAATAAACTGGTTCCAGCAAGCGATAATGGCTCGTTCGAGCTCCTCTCTCCACATACTGGGGAGCTTGTTGCGAAGG TCGCAGAAGCAACCCTCGACGATGTCAACGCCGCCGTCGACGCTGCCCAAGCCGCGTTTCCCGCATGGAGTGCCCTCTCTCCAGCAGAGCGTGGCGCACCGCTCAAGAAACTAGCACAACTGCACGTATCAGAAAAGGATGAACTCGCTCAACTCGATGCCATCTCCATGGGCAAACCGATCAGCACGCACGCTGTCGATGTCAACTATGCCGTGACGCAGTACAACTACTTCGCCGAGGCTGCGTATCCGCAAGGTCGCACCAGCTTAAACACGCCGGGGTTTTTGAACATGAGCCTGCACCAACCATTTGGTGTCGTTGCGGTCATCATCCCGTGGAACGCGCCGTTGATATTCTTCTCGAAAAAAGTCGCGCCTGCGCTGGCAGCTGGGAATTGCGTTGTGGTGAAGAGCAGCGAGAAGGCACCGTTGACA TCTTGGAAAGTATCGCAGTGGATCGAGAAGTGCGGGTTCCCTCCTGGTGTCGTAAATGTGCTCTCGGGCCACGGACAGACCTCAGGGCAAGCTCTGGCTGAACATATGAGAGTGCGCGCTTTATCTTTCACCGGCTCGACCCGCACAGGTCGCGCTATTGCCATTGCGGCCGCAAAGTCGAATCTTAAGAAAGTCGTCTTCGAGCTCGGCGGCAAGTCGCCATCCCTGGTCTTCGAAGACGCAGACATCGACCAGGCAGCGAAAGAGCTGGAACTCAGCATCAACTCCAACTCTGGCCAGGCCTGCTTCGCCAGTAGCAGAATCTACGTGCAGGACAGCGTCAAAGACGAGTTCATCAAGGCATTCACACGCATAGCCAGCGCGCGGAAACTAGGCGACCCAACGAGCCCTGCCACAAACCACGGTCCGCAAGCCGACAGAACCCAGTTCGAAGCCGTGCAGAAGTACATCGCGCTGGGCAAAGAAGACGCCGGCACGACCATCGACACCAGCCCCAGCGCGCCCAACAACACCGGCACGTCCCCCCACCACATCCACCCCGTAATCTTCACCGACGTGCCCGAGACGTCGCGCCTCACAAAAGAAGAAATCTTCGGCCCCGTCGTCGTCATAAACACCTTCGCCACCGAAGCCGACGCCCTCGCCAAAGCAAACGACACCGAGTTCGGCCTGTACGCGTCGCTGTACACACGCGACCTGGAACGGGCGCTGCGCGTGGCCAAGAAGCTCGAGAGTGGCATGCTGGGCGTCAACTGCACCAGTCCGACGAACTGCTGGGATTTGCCGTTTGGTGGGTGGAAGGGCAGTGGGACGGGGAGGGAGAGCTTGTTGGAGAGTATGGAGCATTACCTCGAGGTGAAGAGTGTGTATGTGAGGGTTGGGGGGATTGGGGGATCGTGA